The following coding sequences are from one Rutidosis leptorrhynchoides isolate AG116_Rl617_1_P2 chromosome 11, CSIRO_AGI_Rlap_v1, whole genome shotgun sequence window:
- the LOC139874653 gene encoding uncharacterized protein, with the protein MGWKAAQKLIHHWKILRGDNVMIIRGKDRGEIGTVKRVIRSQNRVIVEGKNLVKKHIKQGQGHEGGIFTVEAPLHVSNVQIVDPVTGRPCKVGIRYQEDGTKVRVSRGIGASGSIIPRPEILKIRATL; encoded by the exons ATGGGGTGGAAGGCAGCTCAGAAGCTCATTCATCACTGGAAAATTTTGAGAGGCGATAAT GTGATGATAATTAGGGGTAAAGATAGGGGTGAAATTGGAACTGTTAAACGTGTCATTCGCTCTCAAAATCGTGTTATTGTTGAGGGAAAGAACTTG GTAAAAAAACACATAAAACAAGGACAAGGTCATGAAGGTGGGATTTTTACAGTTGAAGCCCCTCTGCATGTGTCGAATGTTCAAATTGTTGATCCAGTTACagg gcGGCCTTGTAAGGTTGGAATAAGGTATCAGGAAGATGGTACGAAAGTAAGAGTTTCAAGAGGCATAGGTGCATCAGGGTCAATTATACCTCGTCCTGAGATTTTGAAGATTAGGGCTACcttgtag